The Pontibacter sp. SGAir0037 DNA segment ATGATTAAAGACTGTTCGACCGTATGGAGTAACTGTCTGCAAGTAATTAAGGAAAGTATCGGTGACCAGAGCTATAAAACCTGGTTTGAACCGATCAAACCTATATCGCTTCGTGATAGTGTGCTTACGATACAAGTGCCGAGCCAATTCTTCTACGAATGGCTGGAGGAGCACTATGTCGGTCTGTTAAAGAAGGTCATTTACCAGGAGTTAGGCAGCGAGGGACGTCTGGAATACTCCATTATTGTAGACAGAGGCAATGATTCCAATAAACCGCAAACGGTAAATATCCCTACCAAAAAAATTCCGGCTGCGGTAGTAAATTCATACAAGCCTGAGCAAAGCTTTATAAAGAGCCCCTTTGAATCGAAAACGATAGACAGGAACTTCCTGAACTCGCAATTAAATGCGGCCTATACGTTCGAGAACTATATAGAAGGCGATTGTAACCGCCTGGCACGTTCTGCGGGGTATGCCGTAGCCAATAAGCCGGGTACTACTTCTTTTAATCCGTTGATGGTATACGGTGGAGTAGGGCTTGGAAAAACGCACCTGGTGCAGGCTATCGGAAATCAGATTAAAAATACCTATCCTGATAAATTTGTACTGTACGTTTCTTCTGAAAAATTCGTGAACCAGTTCATCGAATCCTTAAAGACAAACAACGTGCAGGATTTTGCTAATTTTTACCTTCTGGTAGATATCCTGATCATTGACGACGTACAGTTCCTGAGCGGAAAAGAGAAAACGCAGGAAATGTTTTTCCATATCTTTAACCACCTGCACCAGTCAGGCAAGCAGATCGTGATGACTTCTGATTGTCCGCCGCGGGACCTGAAAGGGCTGGAGGAGCGTTTGCTTTCACGCTTCAAATGGGGATTGACAGCCGACCTGCAGAGCCCGGATTTTGAAACACGTATGGCCATTATCCAGAAAAAGATGCAGAGCGACGGGATCGATATCCCGGATAATGTGGTGGAATACCTGGCGTATAGCGTAGATACCAACGTGCGTGAACTGGAGGGGGTGCTTATTTCGCTGATCGCCCAATCTTCGCTCAACCGCAAGGAGGTGGACCTGGAGCTGGCAAAACAGGCCCTGAAGCACATCATTGAAGATGTAGAAACAGAAGTAAACCTCGACTTTATTCAGAAAACGGTTGCGGAATATTTTCAGGTAAGCCTAGATTCCCTGAAAGCTAAAACAAGAAAGAAAGAAATTGTAACGGCACGCCAGGTGGCCATGTACTTTGCCAAAGAATTTACGAATCATTCGCTAAAGTCGATTGGTTACCATTTCGGAGGCCGCGACCACAGCACCGTTATACACTCGGTTCAAACAGTCTCTGATCTGATTGATACAGATAAGAAATTTAAAGTAAGTATACAGGAACTGCAGAAGAAATTTAAGTCGAAAGCAGGATAAACAGATACTAAAAAAAGGAAGGGTGCCATTTGTACAAATGGCACCCTTCCTTTTTTTAGCCAATGGTGGCTATGCCTGTTTTTTACGAGCATTCCGTAGTATACGGGTGCCAGCGGCGGCAACGGGTATAGCACCAAAAGCCAGCACTAACCAGGCCGCTTTATCGGCACCGCCTGTAGCTATCAGGTAAGCAGCCATACCAAACAGTAGGGCCATGCCCAGAAAAAAGCGGATCACCGCTGCTTTAGAGTTTACTTGATGTATCATGTCAGATGTCATTAATTAGTGGCAGTGGCAGACTCCGTTATAGCAAAATTAAACTGGCTGCTTAACTCCCGTACTTTATTTTTAACTTTTTCCAGATCCTTCTTTTTGCGAACCTGCTTCAGGTCTAAAAATATGTTAGAGCCTGTTCTCTCTGTTATGCGAAGTGCAAGCGGCGATATATGTACTGTTTCTATTTCGGGTATAGAAGTGATATGCTTTGTCCGGAAAACCCCCTGCTTCTGCACAATGTATTCCGGGGTAACTTCTATATAAGATTGTACTCCAAAAACAGATGTGTTTTGCAGGATTACATACAGCATAAAGGCCAAAGCAAGTCCTAAAAATATATAATACAGGTAATTCTGCTTTGCAGGAGCATTGTCAGAAACAAGTAGCATAACAGCCCATGCGAGCCAGAACAATGTTAAAATAAGTTGTACTGTAAAGGTTATTTTAGCACTTCGGGATGGACTTAATTGTACCAGTAAGGAGCCTCTTTTACTGTTACCAGCTGCTGACATAAAGGGAATATTTGGTTGAACATGGCGGCCAACGTATGGCCTTTCTGCAATATAATAAATTTATCCCTTTAAAGTGGCCTGTACCGTGATTTCAGGTACAGCAGAAAGGGCTTTTGATACCGGGCAACCTTCTTTAGCCTGCTGCACCAGTTGCTGAAACTCCTCTTCGCTTAGGTCAGGAACCTGTGCTTCTGTTGTTAATTCTATTTTAGTGATCAGCGGGGCTCCGTCCTTTTCGCCTAAATAAACCCTGGCTTCAGTTTGGATATAATCAGGCGTCAGGTTCTTGTTGCCAAGCAAGGCACTCAGGAACATAGAGTAGCAGCCGGCATGCGCCGCACCAATCAGTTCTTCAGGCGTGGTGCCTGCTTTACCTTCTTCGAAACGTGTTGCAAAGGAATAGCTGGCATCCAGGCTGCCATTTCTGGTGGTAAGCTTTCCTGAACCGTCTTTCAGACCTTTTTCCCAACGGGCATTTGCGATACTTTTTTTCATAGGATGTGCTTTAGTTTTAGTAAAAATATTCTTTTTGTGCTCTTTTCACTCGCGCCGAGCATTATTTTTTTGTTAATCGTTAGAAAGAAGAATTTTGTTTTTAAAGCGTGTAAGAAAGGGCCGGAATAGCAATTATGGCAATGCCAGTATATATGCCTATATTTACACGAGACAAACTTGAGAAGTATGGGTGTAAAAGCATGGCTAAGCAAAGTGTTTGCAGCTTATGTGCATAAGCAGGATCAGAAGTGGATAGAATGTCCTGTGGAAGCGCAGCAGGCCATATTTGAAACAATAATCAGGAAAGCACAAAATACCGCCTTTGGTAAAGATCATCAGTTCTCAGAGATTCATTCATACGATGACTTTAAAAAAGCCGTGCCCGTGCGGGATTACGAAGGGCTTTCCGATTATTTCAACCGTGTAAAGAAAGGCGAAGAAGATGTGCTGTGGCCCGGGAAACCTCTTTACCTTGCTAAAACTTCCGGTACAACTTCCGGTACGAAGTATATCCCGATTTCCCGCGATTCTATTTCCAATCATATAAATGGTGCCCGCAATGCGCTGTTAGCCTACATTCATGAAACTGGTAATGCCCGTTTTCTGAACGGGAAGCTGATTTTTTTGTCAGGAAGCCCGACCTTGGAAGAGGTAGGTGGCATTAAAACCGGGAGGCTGTCCGGTATATCCAATCATCATGTGCCGGGCTACCTGCGCACAAGCCAGCTGCCTTCTTACGAAACCAATTGCATAGAAGACTGGGAAACCAAGCTTGATGAAATAATTGAAGAAACGGTAGATCAGGACATGACACTGATCTCAGGCATTCCGCCGTGGGTGCAGATGTATTTCGATAAGCTGATGCAGCAAAGAGGAAAGCCAATCAAAGATATTTTTCCTAATTTTTCTCTTTTTGTGTACGGTGGCGTGAATTTTGAGCCATACAGGGCCAAGATGTTCGAATCTATCGGTAAAAAAGTAGATAGCATTGAAACATTCCCGGCTTCTGAAGGTTTTTTCGCTTACCAGAACGAGCAGAACGATAAAGGCCTCTTGCTTTTATTAAATGCAGGTATCTTCTACGAGTTTATACCTGTAGAGGAATTTTTTGATGAAAATCCTACACGATTAACAATAGGTGAAGTCGAGCTGAATAAAAACTATGCCCTCGTGATCAGTAGTAATGCAGGGTTGTGGGGTTATTCGATTGGCGATACCGTTAAATTTACTTCTCTCAGCCCTTTCAAAATAATTGTCAGCGGGCGTATCAAGCACTTTATTTCAGCTTTTGGCGAGCACGTGATAGGGGAGGAAGTGGAAAAAGCCATGCAGTATACCATGAACAGGTTCAGAAATGTGGAGCTGGTGGAGTTTACCGTGGCGCCTTATGTAAGCCAGGGTGAAGGGAAGTCTTACCACGAATGGCTCGTAGAATTTTCGAAGCCGCCGAAGGATATGCAGCAATTCGAGCAAGAGTTAAATGCCCAGCTGCAAAAGTTGAATACTTATTACGATGATCTGATTGAAGGTAACATTCTGTCCGGTTTAAGGGTAAGGGCCTTACCAATCGGGGCATTTCAGAATTATATGAAGTCGAAGGGCAAACTGGGTGGGCAAAATAAAGTACCGCGCCTTAGCAACGACCGCTCCTTGGCAGATGAACTAATTAAAATTGCGAACATAACGCGTAACGCATGAAAAGAATTGCCATACTAGGCTCAACGGGTTCTATAGGCACACAAGCACTGGAGGTAATACAGGCCAACCCGGAGAGTTTTGAACTGGAGGTAATTACTGCAAACAGCAATGCCGATTTACTTATAGCTCAGGCGCTTGCCTTTAAGCCGAATGCCGTTGTTATTGCCCGCGAAGACCTTTACGACAAGGTGCGGAAGGCCCTGCAGGGGGAAGATATAAAAGTATATGCTGGCGCCAATGCCCTGAATTCTATTGTGGAAATGGGTACTGTAGACATGGTGCTGACGGCGATGGTGGGCTATGCAGGCCTGCAGCCAACCATACGCGCCATACAAGCCGGAAAAGAAATAGCGCTGGCTAACAAGGAAACACTGGTAGTGGCGGGGCAGCTTATCACTGATCTTGCAAGGCAGAAAGGAGTTAATATTTACCCTGTGGACTCAGAGCACAGCGCCATCTTTCAGTGCCTCGCAGGAGAATTTCACAATCCGATAGAAAAGATTATACTGACAGCCTCTGGTGGGCCGTTTAGAGGACGTACTGTGCAGGAACTGCAAGCCGTAACCAAAGCGCAGGCCCTGAAGCACCCGAACTGGGAAATGGGAGCTAAAATTACCATAGACTCAGCCTCTCTGATGAACAAAGGGCTGGAGGTGATTGAGGCGAAGTGGTTGTTTGGTTTGAAAAATACACAGATTGAGGTGGTGGTGCATCCGCAGTCTATTATACATTCGCTGGTGCAGTTCGAAGACGGTTCTATAAAAGCACAGCTGGGCCTGCCAGACATGAAGCTGCCTATTCAGTACGCGCTGGGTTATCCGAATCGCCTGAAGTCAGCTTTCCCGAGGTTCAACTTCCTGGACTACCCGCAGCTAACGTTTGAGCAGCCGGACCTGGAAACTTTCCGGAACCTGCAGCTGGCTTTTACAGCCATGGAGCAGGGTGGAAACATGCCCTGCATTCTGAATGCAGCTAACGAAGTAGCCGTAGGGGCTTTTCTGAAGGATGAAGTAGGCTTTCTGGAGATGTCGGATATCATTGAAAGCTGTATGGCAAAAGTTACGTATATTGCAAACCCTTCTTACGACGACTATGTTCATACTGATAAAGAGGCACGTATGCGTTCTGCTGAATTAGTAAAGAAGTAGCACCGAAACTAATGTAAGCATCGGTAGCGAAGTGTAAAGAAGGAAAACTATAAGATTTATAAATCTCAATTTTTTTAAATGGATGTTTTGATAATGGTAGGCCAGCTAATTCTGGGCCTAACAATTTTAGTAGGTCTGCATGAGCTGGGGCACATGCTGGCCGCCAAATGGTTTGGAATGCGTGTAGAAAAATATGCAATTGGCTTTCCTCCAAAAATTTTTAGCAAGAAAATAGGTGAAACAGAATACATGCTCGGCATGATCCCTTTAGGTGGATTTGTCAAGATTACAGGTATGGTGGACGAATCGCTGGAT contains these protein-coding regions:
- the dnaA gene encoding chromosomal replication initiator protein DnaA — protein: MIKDCSTVWSNCLQVIKESIGDQSYKTWFEPIKPISLRDSVLTIQVPSQFFYEWLEEHYVGLLKKVIYQELGSEGRLEYSIIVDRGNDSNKPQTVNIPTKKIPAAVVNSYKPEQSFIKSPFESKTIDRNFLNSQLNAAYTFENYIEGDCNRLARSAGYAVANKPGTTSFNPLMVYGGVGLGKTHLVQAIGNQIKNTYPDKFVLYVSSEKFVNQFIESLKTNNVQDFANFYLLVDILIIDDVQFLSGKEKTQEMFFHIFNHLHQSGKQIVMTSDCPPRDLKGLEERLLSRFKWGLTADLQSPDFETRMAIIQKKMQSDGIDIPDNVVEYLAYSVDTNVRELEGVLISLIAQSSLNRKEVDLELAKQALKHIIEDVETEVNLDFIQKTVAEYFQVSLDSLKAKTRKKEIVTARQVAMYFAKEFTNHSLKSIGYHFGGRDHSTVIHSVQTVSDLIDTDKKFKVSIQELQKKFKSKAG
- a CDS encoding OsmC family protein encodes the protein MKKSIANARWEKGLKDGSGKLTTRNGSLDASYSFATRFEEGKAGTTPEELIGAAHAGCYSMFLSALLGNKNLTPDYIQTEARVYLGEKDGAPLITKIELTTEAQVPDLSEEEFQQLVQQAKEGCPVSKALSAVPEITVQATLKG
- a CDS encoding GH3 auxin-responsive promoter family protein — encoded protein: MGVKAWLSKVFAAYVHKQDQKWIECPVEAQQAIFETIIRKAQNTAFGKDHQFSEIHSYDDFKKAVPVRDYEGLSDYFNRVKKGEEDVLWPGKPLYLAKTSGTTSGTKYIPISRDSISNHINGARNALLAYIHETGNARFLNGKLIFLSGSPTLEEVGGIKTGRLSGISNHHVPGYLRTSQLPSYETNCIEDWETKLDEIIEETVDQDMTLISGIPPWVQMYFDKLMQQRGKPIKDIFPNFSLFVYGGVNFEPYRAKMFESIGKKVDSIETFPASEGFFAYQNEQNDKGLLLLLNAGIFYEFIPVEEFFDENPTRLTIGEVELNKNYALVISSNAGLWGYSIGDTVKFTSLSPFKIIVSGRIKHFISAFGEHVIGEEVEKAMQYTMNRFRNVELVEFTVAPYVSQGEGKSYHEWLVEFSKPPKDMQQFEQELNAQLQKLNTYYDDLIEGNILSGLRVRALPIGAFQNYMKSKGKLGGQNKVPRLSNDRSLADELIKIANITRNA
- a CDS encoding 1-deoxy-D-xylulose-5-phosphate reductoisomerase — protein: MKRIAILGSTGSIGTQALEVIQANPESFELEVITANSNADLLIAQALAFKPNAVVIAREDLYDKVRKALQGEDIKVYAGANALNSIVEMGTVDMVLTAMVGYAGLQPTIRAIQAGKEIALANKETLVVAGQLITDLARQKGVNIYPVDSEHSAIFQCLAGEFHNPIEKIILTASGGPFRGRTVQELQAVTKAQALKHPNWEMGAKITIDSASLMNKGLEVIEAKWLFGLKNTQIEVVVHPQSIIHSLVQFEDGSIKAQLGLPDMKLPIQYALGYPNRLKSAFPRFNFLDYPQLTFEQPDLETFRNLQLAFTAMEQGGNMPCILNAANEVAVGAFLKDEVGFLEMSDIIESCMAKVTYIANPSYDDYVHTDKEARMRSAELVKK